The Melioribacteraceae bacterium 4301-Me genome has a window encoding:
- a CDS encoding glycoside hydrolase family 130 protein, protein MKVNRLPVKILPDTKRVIFRPFIILSEERIQRIINRILLLSEEETKEELLKVMDNFENRHHKTRQFFYKRFEQMKKFVPTNINLSEERKLLIGAYFTHEYSLESAALFNPSMIWHPDQSNLPDNKKRFIISLRATGEGHVSSLVFRSGTIDSNNNIELDGVSKFAVMPEYLTIDDDNYIAQFADNDVLSERTIFPHSPSELNGIEDARFVLFEDDNEHTYYATYCAYDGHNISMNLLQTNDFLNFKISKLKGAEVKNKGMALFPRKVNGKYAMLSRQDNENNYIMFSDDIYRWESKQLLMEPKYPWEFFQIGNCGSPIETEKGWLCLSHGVGATRRYSIGAFLLDKDDPTKLIGRLKNPLLEVDSTEREGYVPNVVYSCGGLLNGSEIVFPYAMADYASSFASVNLNELLDELTNG, encoded by the coding sequence ATGAAAGTAAACAGATTACCAGTTAAAATATTGCCAGATACTAAACGAGTGATTTTTAGACCCTTCATCATTCTTTCTGAAGAAAGAATCCAAAGAATTATAAATAGAATCTTGCTGCTTTCTGAGGAAGAAACAAAAGAAGAATTATTGAAAGTAATGGACAACTTTGAAAATCGCCATCATAAAACTCGTCAATTTTTTTATAAACGATTTGAACAAATGAAAAAATTTGTCCCTACCAATATTAACTTAAGTGAAGAAAGAAAATTATTAATCGGAGCTTATTTTACTCACGAGTATTCATTGGAATCTGCTGCTTTATTTAATCCTTCAATGATTTGGCACCCAGACCAATCAAATTTACCCGATAATAAGAAACGATTTATAATTAGTTTGCGAGCTACCGGCGAAGGTCATGTTTCCTCGCTTGTATTCCGCAGCGGAACTATCGATTCAAATAATAATATAGAGTTAGATGGTGTATCTAAGTTTGCTGTAATGCCAGAATACTTGACCATTGATGATGATAATTATATAGCTCAATTTGCCGATAATGATGTGCTTTCAGAAAGGACAATATTTCCTCATTCCCCTTCTGAACTAAATGGAATTGAAGATGCGAGATTTGTCCTTTTTGAAGATGATAATGAGCATACTTACTACGCTACCTATTGTGCTTACGATGGACATAATATTTCAATGAATCTTTTGCAAACTAATGACTTTCTGAACTTTAAAATAAGCAAATTGAAAGGCGCTGAAGTTAAAAACAAAGGTATGGCACTTTTTCCAAGAAAAGTTAATGGTAAGTATGCAATGCTTTCGCGCCAAGATAATGAAAATAACTACATAATGTTTTCAGACGATATTTACAGGTGGGAATCAAAACAGTTATTAATGGAACCAAAATATCCATGGGAATTTTTTCAAATTGGTAACTGTGGTTCACCAATTGAAACAGAAAAAGGTTGGCTGTGTTTGAGTCATGGAGTTGGTGCAACAAGACGGTATTCAATAGGTGCTTTCCTTTTAGATAAAGATGACCCGACAAAATTAATCGGCAGATTAAAAAATCCCTTACTAGAAGTTGATTCAACTGAACGCGAGGGGTACGTTCCAAATGTTGTTTATAGCTGCGGTGGATTATTAAATGGTAGCGAAATCGTGTTTCCTTACGCTATGGCAGATTACGCAAGCAGTTTTGCTTCGGTCAACTTAAATGAATTGCTCGATGAATTAACAAATGGATAA